A single region of the Anguilla rostrata isolate EN2019 unplaced genomic scaffold, ASM1855537v3 scaf1162, whole genome shotgun sequence genome encodes:
- the LOC135247229 gene encoding protein NLRC3-like isoform X1: MCLFQSLLRTLMKLKKTEKLKLFQSHLSQHCPECLHSLPEDPSVLDTFMKMKELFKRHQIADYPECTERGQEDHEALYIVEKMLETCGIEGSLKITLHILRNMKKKDVTDPLERDEQHNEFKERAKQALKIHLKKRFECIFEGLAKQGHQTLLNEIYTELYITEGGSRGVNDEHEIRQIEIAWKRQTTHETAIICNDIFKPSAGQEKPIRTVLTKGIAGIGKTVTVQKFILDWADGKANQDIDFIFTLPFRDLNLKKEREFSLMELLQQYFPPLKEIKSFEDDEVKVVFIFDGLDECRLPLDFQSNEICCDITESSSLDVLLTNLIKGNLLPSGLLWITSRPAAANQIPPECVHQVTEVRGFNYPQKEEYFRKRIRDRNKASKIISHIKSSRSLYIMCHIPVFCWISATVLETMLDKASGDLPKTLTEMYTHFLLIQTNVKNEKYHGTNETTPKKMSASNTEIILKLGQLALLQLERGNLIFYEEDLREMGIDVSEASVYSGVCTEIFKEECGLGEEKVYCFVHLSIQEYLAALFVFHSCVNENRNVLRAEESKPRSDRVQLSELHRTAVDQALESKNGHLDLFLRFLLGLSLDSIQTLLRGILTQTRSRSPVPDPQTQTGSRSESIEKTVLYIKERIKKESSAERTINLFHCLNELNDNSLVEEIKKFQRSGKLSNEKLEPHQCSALAFMLLMSEEILDEFDLKTYNTSAAGYQRLLPVLGNCRKAILNRCDLTRMSCEIVASALQSSNSPLRDLDLSYNNLGDSGVKLLCAGLMSPDCKLQRLG; encoded by the exons atgtgtttatttcagtctctcctgcgcactctgatgaagctgaagaagactgaaaagttgaaactgtttcagagccatctgagtcaACATTGCCCAGAATGCTTACATAGTCTTCCTGAAGATCCTTCTGTACTGGATACGTTTATGAAGATGAAGGAATTGTTCAAGAGGCATCAAATTgctgattacccagaatgcactgagagagggCAGGAAGATCATGAGGCCCTGTACATagttgagaagatgctggagacctgtggcattgaggggtctctgaagatcacactccatatcctgaggaacatgaagaAGAAGGATGTCACTGAcccactggagagagatgagcagcaca ATGAATTCAAAGAAAGAGCCAAGCAGGCACTGAAAATTCATCTGAAGAAGaggtttgaatgcatatttgaaggtttagcaaagcagggcCACCAAACCctcctcaatgagatctatacagagctgtacatcacagaggggggaagtagGGGGGTCAATGATGAACATGagatcagacagattgagataGCATggaagagacaaaccacacatgAGACTGCAATcatctgcaatgacatctttaagccttcagctggacaagagaaaccaatcagaactgtgcttacaaagggcatcgctggcattgggaaaacagtcactgtgcagaagttcattctggactgggcagatgggaaagccaatcaggacattgatttcatcttcactcttcctttccgagatctgaatctgaaaaaggagagagaatttAGTCTCATGGAACTTCTGCAGCAATACTTTCCACCactgaaagagatcaaaagttTTGAAGATGATGAAGTCAAAGTTGTGTtcatctttgatggtctggatgagtgtcgacttcctctagatttccaaagcaatgagatttgctgtgatataacagagtcatcatcattggatgtgctgctgaccaacctcattaaggggaatctgcttccctctggcCTCCTCTGGATCActtcccgaccagcagcagccaatcagatccctcctgagtgcgtccaccaggtgacagaggtacgaggaTTCAATtacccacagaaggaggagtacttcaggaagagaatcagagatcgGAACAAGGCCAGCaaaattatctcacacataaagtcatccaggagtctctacatcatgtgtcacataccagtcttctgctggatttcagctactgttctggagacaatgttggaTAAAGCGAGTGGAGACctgcccaaaactctgactgaaatgtacacacacttcctgctcattcagactaatgtgaagaatgaGAAGTATCATGGCACCAATGAGACAACcccaaagaaaatgtcagcatcaaatacagaaatcatcctgaaactggggcagctggctttacTACAGCTGGAAAggggcaatctgatattctatgaagaggacctgagagagatgggcattgatgtcagtgaagcttcagtgtactctggggtgtgcacagagatctttaaagaggagtgtgggttgggtgaggagaaggtctactgctttgtgcatctgagcattcaggagtatctggctgccttgtttgtgtttcattcatgtgtgaatgagaacagaaatgtactcagagcagaagaatcaaaacctcgcagtgacagagtgcagctgtctgagttgcacaggactgcagtggatcaggccttagagagtaagaatggacacctggaccttttcctcagATTCCTTCtaggcctctctctggactccatTCAGACTCTATTAAGAGGAATACTGACACAGACAAGAAGTAGATCACCTGTACCagatccacagacacagacaggaagcagatcagagagcattgagaaaacagtattgtacataaaggagaggaTCAAAAAagaatcttcagcagagaggaccataaatctgttccactgtctcaatgaactgaatgacaactctctagtgGAGGAAATCAAGAAGTTCCAGAGATCAGGAAAACTCTCTAATGAAAAGCTGGAACCACACCAATGTTCAGCCCTGGCCTTTatgttactgatgtcagaggagatcctagatgagtttgacttgaagacctacaacacatcagcagcaggttatcagagactgctaccagtactcgggaactgcaggaaggccat actgaacaggtGTGACCTCACACGGAtgtcctgtgaaattgtggcctctgctcttcagtcatcaaactcacccctgagagatctggacctcagctacaataacctgggagattcaggagtgaagctgctctgtgctggactgatgagtccagactgtaaactgcagagactggggtga
- the LOC135247229 gene encoding protein NLRC3-like isoform X2: protein MKLKKTEKLKLFQSHLSQHCPECLHSLPEDPSVLDTFMKMKELFKRHQIADYPECTERGQEDHEALYIVEKMLETCGIEGSLKITLHILRNMKKKDVTDPLERDEQHNEFKERAKQALKIHLKKRFECIFEGLAKQGHQTLLNEIYTELYITEGGSRGVNDEHEIRQIEIAWKRQTTHETAIICNDIFKPSAGQEKPIRTVLTKGIAGIGKTVTVQKFILDWADGKANQDIDFIFTLPFRDLNLKKEREFSLMELLQQYFPPLKEIKSFEDDEVKVVFIFDGLDECRLPLDFQSNEICCDITESSSLDVLLTNLIKGNLLPSGLLWITSRPAAANQIPPECVHQVTEVRGFNYPQKEEYFRKRIRDRNKASKIISHIKSSRSLYIMCHIPVFCWISATVLETMLDKASGDLPKTLTEMYTHFLLIQTNVKNEKYHGTNETTPKKMSASNTEIILKLGQLALLQLERGNLIFYEEDLREMGIDVSEASVYSGVCTEIFKEECGLGEEKVYCFVHLSIQEYLAALFVFHSCVNENRNVLRAEESKPRSDRVQLSELHRTAVDQALESKNGHLDLFLRFLLGLSLDSIQTLLRGILTQTRSRSPVPDPQTQTGSRSESIEKTVLYIKERIKKESSAERTINLFHCLNELNDNSLVEEIKKFQRSGKLSNEKLEPHQCSALAFMLLMSEEILDEFDLKTYNTSAAGYQRLLPVLGNCRKAILNRCDLTRMSCEIVASALQSSNSPLRDLDLSYNNLGDSGVKLLCAGLMSPDCKLQRLG, encoded by the exons atgaagctgaagaagactgaaaagttgaaactgtttcagagccatctgagtcaACATTGCCCAGAATGCTTACATAGTCTTCCTGAAGATCCTTCTGTACTGGATACGTTTATGAAGATGAAGGAATTGTTCAAGAGGCATCAAATTgctgattacccagaatgcactgagagagggCAGGAAGATCATGAGGCCCTGTACATagttgagaagatgctggagacctgtggcattgaggggtctctgaagatcacactccatatcctgaggaacatgaagaAGAAGGATGTCACTGAcccactggagagagatgagcagcaca ATGAATTCAAAGAAAGAGCCAAGCAGGCACTGAAAATTCATCTGAAGAAGaggtttgaatgcatatttgaaggtttagcaaagcagggcCACCAAACCctcctcaatgagatctatacagagctgtacatcacagaggggggaagtagGGGGGTCAATGATGAACATGagatcagacagattgagataGCATggaagagacaaaccacacatgAGACTGCAATcatctgcaatgacatctttaagccttcagctggacaagagaaaccaatcagaactgtgcttacaaagggcatcgctggcattgggaaaacagtcactgtgcagaagttcattctggactgggcagatgggaaagccaatcaggacattgatttcatcttcactcttcctttccgagatctgaatctgaaaaaggagagagaatttAGTCTCATGGAACTTCTGCAGCAATACTTTCCACCactgaaagagatcaaaagttTTGAAGATGATGAAGTCAAAGTTGTGTtcatctttgatggtctggatgagtgtcgacttcctctagatttccaaagcaatgagatttgctgtgatataacagagtcatcatcattggatgtgctgctgaccaacctcattaaggggaatctgcttccctctggcCTCCTCTGGATCActtcccgaccagcagcagccaatcagatccctcctgagtgcgtccaccaggtgacagaggtacgaggaTTCAATtacccacagaaggaggagtacttcaggaagagaatcagagatcgGAACAAGGCCAGCaaaattatctcacacataaagtcatccaggagtctctacatcatgtgtcacataccagtcttctgctggatttcagctactgttctggagacaatgttggaTAAAGCGAGTGGAGACctgcccaaaactctgactgaaatgtacacacacttcctgctcattcagactaatgtgaagaatgaGAAGTATCATGGCACCAATGAGACAACcccaaagaaaatgtcagcatcaaatacagaaatcatcctgaaactggggcagctggctttacTACAGCTGGAAAggggcaatctgatattctatgaagaggacctgagagagatgggcattgatgtcagtgaagcttcagtgtactctggggtgtgcacagagatctttaaagaggagtgtgggttgggtgaggagaaggtctactgctttgtgcatctgagcattcaggagtatctggctgccttgtttgtgtttcattcatgtgtgaatgagaacagaaatgtactcagagcagaagaatcaaaacctcgcagtgacagagtgcagctgtctgagttgcacaggactgcagtggatcaggccttagagagtaagaatggacacctggaccttttcctcagATTCCTTCtaggcctctctctggactccatTCAGACTCTATTAAGAGGAATACTGACACAGACAAGAAGTAGATCACCTGTACCagatccacagacacagacaggaagcagatcagagagcattgagaaaacagtattgtacataaaggagaggaTCAAAAAagaatcttcagcagagaggaccataaatctgttccactgtctcaatgaactgaatgacaactctctagtgGAGGAAATCAAGAAGTTCCAGAGATCAGGAAAACTCTCTAATGAAAAGCTGGAACCACACCAATGTTCAGCCCTGGCCTTTatgttactgatgtcagaggagatcctagatgagtttgacttgaagacctacaacacatcagcagcaggttatcagagactgctaccagtactcgggaactgcaggaaggccat actgaacaggtGTGACCTCACACGGAtgtcctgtgaaattgtggcctctgctcttcagtcatcaaactcacccctgagagatctggacctcagctacaataacctgggagattcaggagtgaagctgctctgtgctggactgatgagtccagactgtaaactgcagagactggggtga
- the LOC135247229 gene encoding protein NLRC3-like isoform X3, producing MCLFQSLLRTLMKLKKTEKLKLFQSHLSQHCPECLHSLPEDPSVLDTFMKMKELFKRHQIADYPECTERGQEDHEALYIVEKMLETCGIEGSLKITLHILRNMKKKDVTDPLERDEQHNEFKERAKQALKIHLKKRFECIFEGLAKQGHQTLLNEIYTELYITEGGSRGVNDEHEIRQIEIAWKRQTTHETAIICNDIFKPSAGQEKPIRTVLTKGIAGIGKTVTVQKFILDWADGKANQDIDFIFTLPFRDLNLKKEREFSLMELLQQYFPPLKEIKSFEDDEVKVVFIFDGLDECRLPLDFQSNEICCDITESSSLDVLLTNLIKGNLLPSGLLWITSRPAAANQIPPECVHQVTEVRGFNYPQKEEYFRKRIRDRNKASKIISHIKSSRSLYIMCHIPVFCWISATVLETMLDKASGDLPKTLTEMYTHFLLIQTNVKNEKYHGTNETTPKKMSASNTEIILKLGQLALLQLERGNLIFYEEDLREMGIDVSEASVYSGVCTEIFKEECGLGEEKVYCFVHLSIQEYLAALFVFHSCVNENRNVLRAEESKPRSDRVQLSELHRTAVDQALESKNGHLDLFLRFLLGLSLDSIQTLLRGILTQTRSRSPVPDPQTQTGSRSESIEKTVLYIKERIKKESSAERTINLFHCLNELNDNSLVEEIKKFQRSGKLSNEKLEPHQCSALAFMLLMSEEILDEFDLKTYNTSAAGYQRLLPVLGNCRKAMMVK from the exons atgtgtttatttcagtctctcctgcgcactctgatgaagctgaagaagactgaaaagttgaaactgtttcagagccatctgagtcaACATTGCCCAGAATGCTTACATAGTCTTCCTGAAGATCCTTCTGTACTGGATACGTTTATGAAGATGAAGGAATTGTTCAAGAGGCATCAAATTgctgattacccagaatgcactgagagagggCAGGAAGATCATGAGGCCCTGTACATagttgagaagatgctggagacctgtggcattgaggggtctctgaagatcacactccatatcctgaggaacatgaagaAGAAGGATGTCACTGAcccactggagagagatgagcagcaca ATGAATTCAAAGAAAGAGCCAAGCAGGCACTGAAAATTCATCTGAAGAAGaggtttgaatgcatatttgaaggtttagcaaagcagggcCACCAAACCctcctcaatgagatctatacagagctgtacatcacagaggggggaagtagGGGGGTCAATGATGAACATGagatcagacagattgagataGCATggaagagacaaaccacacatgAGACTGCAATcatctgcaatgacatctttaagccttcagctggacaagagaaaccaatcagaactgtgcttacaaagggcatcgctggcattgggaaaacagtcactgtgcagaagttcattctggactgggcagatgggaaagccaatcaggacattgatttcatcttcactcttcctttccgagatctgaatctgaaaaaggagagagaatttAGTCTCATGGAACTTCTGCAGCAATACTTTCCACCactgaaagagatcaaaagttTTGAAGATGATGAAGTCAAAGTTGTGTtcatctttgatggtctggatgagtgtcgacttcctctagatttccaaagcaatgagatttgctgtgatataacagagtcatcatcattggatgtgctgctgaccaacctcattaaggggaatctgcttccctctggcCTCCTCTGGATCActtcccgaccagcagcagccaatcagatccctcctgagtgcgtccaccaggtgacagaggtacgaggaTTCAATtacccacagaaggaggagtacttcaggaagagaatcagagatcgGAACAAGGCCAGCaaaattatctcacacataaagtcatccaggagtctctacatcatgtgtcacataccagtcttctgctggatttcagctactgttctggagacaatgttggaTAAAGCGAGTGGAGACctgcccaaaactctgactgaaatgtacacacacttcctgctcattcagactaatgtgaagaatgaGAAGTATCATGGCACCAATGAGACAACcccaaagaaaatgtcagcatcaaatacagaaatcatcctgaaactggggcagctggctttacTACAGCTGGAAAggggcaatctgatattctatgaagaggacctgagagagatgggcattgatgtcagtgaagcttcagtgtactctggggtgtgcacagagatctttaaagaggagtgtgggttgggtgaggagaaggtctactgctttgtgcatctgagcattcaggagtatctggctgccttgtttgtgtttcattcatgtgtgaatgagaacagaaatgtactcagagcagaagaatcaaaacctcgcagtgacagagtgcagctgtctgagttgcacaggactgcagtggatcaggccttagagagtaagaatggacacctggaccttttcctcagATTCCTTCtaggcctctctctggactccatTCAGACTCTATTAAGAGGAATACTGACACAGACAAGAAGTAGATCACCTGTACCagatccacagacacagacaggaagcagatcagagagcattgagaaaacagtattgtacataaaggagaggaTCAAAAAagaatcttcagcagagaggaccataaatctgttccactgtctcaatgaactgaatgacaactctctagtgGAGGAAATCAAGAAGTTCCAGAGATCAGGAAAACTCTCTAATGAAAAGCTGGAACCACACCAATGTTCAGCCCTGGCCTTTatgttactgatgtcagaggagatcctagatgagtttgacttgaagacctacaacacatcagcagcaggttatcagagactgctaccagtactcgggaactgcaggaaggccat GATGGTAAAATAA